The Microcella flavibacter DNA segment GTTCCCGTGGGCGGCCGACACCCTGCTCCCGCAGGACGTCACCGTGGGTGACCTCTAGCGTGCGCGTTCTCGTCATCGACAACTACGACAGCTTCGTCTACACCCTCGACGGCTACCTGCAGCAGCTCGGGGCGGAGACCACGGTGGTGCGCAACGACGTCGTCGAGGGGTCCGCATCGGCCGAGCTCATCGCCGAGTACGACGCGGTGCTCGTCTCGCCCGGCCCCGGCGCCCCTGCCGAGGCGGGCGTCTCTATCCCCGTCGTGCACTCCGCCATCGCGACCCGCACCCCGCTGCTCGGCGTCTGCCTCGGGCACCAGGCGATCGCCGAGGCGCTCGGTGCGACGGTCACCCACGCCGAGGAGCTCATGCACGGCAAGACCTCGCAGGTGCACCACGACGGCAGCATGCTGTTCGCGGGCGTGCCCGAGCACTTCCGCGCGACGCGCTACCACTCGCTCGCCGTCGTCGACGGCACCGTTCCCGATGAGCTCGAGGTCACCGCGCGCACCGAGGGCGGCGTCATCATGGGCGTGCGGCACCGCGAGGCCCCCGTG contains these protein-coding regions:
- a CDS encoding anthranilate synthase component II; its protein translation is MTSSVRVLVIDNYDSFVYTLDGYLQQLGAETTVVRNDVVEGSASAELIAEYDAVLVSPGPGAPAEAGVSIPVVHSAIATRTPLLGVCLGHQAIAEALGATVTHAEELMHGKTSQVHHDGSMLFAGVPEHFRATRYHSLAVVDGTVPDELEVTARTEGGVIMGVRHREAPVHGVQFHPESVLTEGGYRMLGNWLAEAGLSEARVAAEGLSPLVSLGARRP